A stretch of the Malus sylvestris chromosome 10, drMalSylv7.2, whole genome shotgun sequence genome encodes the following:
- the LOC126585172 gene encoding transcription factor MYB30-like — translation MVSAPCCQKMGLKKGPWTAEEDHILVTYIQQHGHGNWRALPKLAGLLRCGKSCRLRWTNYLRPDIKRGNFSREEEDAIINLHQMLGNRWSQIAARLPGRTDNEIKNVWHTHLKKKLKSNQTKPNSRAHFYSRKSEQELEPIDDSSYRAKSDSLDCVPVSPARCTSNNTSSVTTNDDDNNNNSNNVCLTFDDYQANLPEPDDSFWSEVLSTEYYEETVNEFQAFGGDPQVNMGPTDGGFSLDMYNDNNMDFWFNIFSGAEEIPELLGI, via the exons ATGGTTAGTGCTCCTTGCTGCCAGAAGATGGGGTTGAAGAAAGGGCCTTGGACTGCAGAAGAAGATCACATACTTGTCACTTACATTCAGCAGCATGGCCATGGAAACTGGAGAGCTCTCCCAAAACTAGCTG GTTTGTTACGGTGTGGAAAGAGTTGTAGACTCAGATGGACAAACTACTTGAGGCCAGATATCAAAAGAGGGAATTTTAGCAGGGAAGAAGAAGACGCCATCATCAACTTACATCAAATGTTAGGAAATAG ATGGTCACAAATCGCAGCGAGACTGCCTGGTCGCACAgacaatgaaataaaaaatgtatggcacacccatttaaaaaaaaagctgaaatcGAACCAAACTAAACCAAATTCTAGGGCACATTTCTACTCTAGAAAATCGGAGCAAGAGCTAGAGCCCATTGATGATTCTTCATATCGTGCAAAATCTGATAGCTTGGATTGTGTGCCTGTTTCGCCGGCTCGATGTACTTCAAATAACACGTCATCTGTCACGACCAACGACgacgacaacaacaacaatagtAACAATGTATGCTTGACATTTGACGATTACCAAGCAAATTTACCAGAACCAGATGATAGTTTTTGGTCGGAAGTTTTGTCAACTGAGTATTATGAAGAGACGGTGAATGAGTTTcaggcatttggtggtgacccACAAGTGAATATGGGGCCTACTGATGGTGGTTTTAGTTTAGACATGTACAATGACAACAACATGGACTTTTGGTTTAATATATTCTCAGGAGCTGAGGAAATTCCAGAATTGTTAGGAATTTGA